One Paenibacillus sp. FSL H7-0737 DNA segment encodes these proteins:
- a CDS encoding MTH1187 family thiamine-binding protein: protein MPIAEVTVIPIGTGSTSLSSYVADMQRVLKTVEGITYELTSMGTIIEGPLQRIFAAVEALHESPFSAGAERVSTSLKIDDRRDKPSTSRGKLESVERKLQVE, encoded by the coding sequence ATGCCTATTGCTGAAGTAACCGTTATTCCGATTGGAACAGGTAGTACGAGCCTTAGCAGCTATGTTGCGGATATGCAGCGAGTGCTGAAGACGGTAGAAGGGATTACTTATGAGCTTACATCCATGGGTACAATCATCGAAGGGCCTCTTCAGCGTATTTTTGCTGCAGTCGAAGCGCTGCACGAGTCTCCTTTTTCCGCAGGTGCAGAGCGTGTCTCTACCTCACTTAAAATAGACGACCGCCGCGATAAACCCTCCACTAGCCGTGGAAAGCTGGAGTCTGTGGAGCGTAAACTACAGGTGGAATAG
- a CDS encoding sporulation protein YjcZ, which translates to MGEFAGGYGGFTSTAAILVLFILLVIISKTLFI; encoded by the coding sequence ATGGGCGAATTCGCAGGAGGATATGGTGGCTTTACTTCTACCGCCGCAATTCTGGTTCTGTTTATCTTGTTGGTAATCATCTCTAAGACTTTGTTTATTTAA
- a CDS encoding NAD(P)H-dependent oxidoreductase: protein MKTLIVVTHPNIETSVVNKRWIEELRKYPDKYTVHELYKAYPDEKINVEKEQQLIEAHDKLVLQFPVYWFSSPPLLKKWLDEVFTYGWAYGSKSDKLRNRKIALAVTAGGSAKDFSEEGKLGYGLDRILSPFDTTFLYCNADYRSFYAIYGTESETVGSTDYLNKLDISSQGYVEFIENM from the coding sequence ATGAAAACACTTATTGTCGTCACGCACCCAAACATCGAAACATCCGTCGTTAATAAACGCTGGATCGAAGAACTCCGTAAATATCCAGACAAATATACGGTGCACGAGCTGTACAAAGCCTATCCCGATGAAAAAATCAACGTGGAAAAGGAACAACAGCTGATTGAAGCGCATGATAAGCTCGTCTTACAATTCCCTGTCTACTGGTTTAGTAGTCCACCTCTGCTTAAAAAGTGGCTGGACGAAGTATTTACTTACGGATGGGCATATGGCTCGAAGAGTGATAAATTAAGAAATCGAAAAATCGCATTAGCTGTAACTGCCGGAGGAAGTGCAAAAGACTTTAGTGAAGAAGGTAAACTCGGCTACGGGCTTGACCGTATTTTATCTCCCTTTGACACGACTTTTTTGTATTGCAACGCTGATTATCGTTCCTTCTATGCCATTTATGGCACGGAATCTGAGACGGTAGGAAGTACGGATTACTTAAATAAATTGGATATCAGTTCGCAAGGCTATGTTGAATTTATCGAAAATATGTAA
- a CDS encoding winged helix-turn-helix transcriptional regulator produces the protein MSDEICIPPGIQQKDTSFGYTLSIISGKYKMTILYYLSENKIVRFNELQRGIGTIPFKTLSVMLKELEADCLVRREEFPQIPPKVEYSLTEKGQSLIPVLDMMCTWGEKNFVPAAQEITIPFTI, from the coding sequence ATGAGTGATGAAATCTGTATACCGCCTGGCATTCAACAGAAGGACACTAGCTTTGGCTACACCTTGTCTATTATTAGTGGTAAATATAAAATGACTATTCTCTACTATCTCTCTGAAAACAAGATCGTGCGGTTCAATGAACTGCAACGGGGTATCGGTACAATACCTTTTAAGACATTAAGCGTTATGTTGAAAGAACTGGAAGCCGACTGTCTCGTCAGGCGCGAGGAATTCCCCCAGATTCCCCCTAAAGTTGAGTATTCCTTGACCGAGAAGGGCCAATCGCTTATTCCGGTGCTGGATATGATGTGCACTTGGGGAGAGAAAAACTTCGTTCCAGCCGCGCAAGAGATAACCATACCTTTTACGATTTAA
- a CDS encoding choice-of-anchor A family protein, with protein sequence MKRRMKPLLALVLAGILTVGSGLSGGHLVNAAGEVLPYTPTPVLGIAGNFNTFIFGDFKQSNDQVHGRLAAKGNITLQNYGVSKDNPGGDVLIAGNDISFTNGTVHGASVYGGVFSSNGVDLKEPARKGTPIDFDAEEQFLIGRSNEFSSLATIGTFKKEYGKITIDASEPFNVLNLSAADFAGANGLQFNIANSATVIINVSGSSVNIPSFQIWGGSPNKVLFNFYEASTVDIGSLTIEGTILAPLAKVTYNSGELHGTLIAKGFAGGVQMHWYPYGGEEPPPTPTPTVTPTPTPTVTPTPTPTVTPTPTPTVTPTPTPTVTPTPTPTPTVTPTPCVTPTPKPTPTPKPTHTPKPTPTPKPTHTPKPTHTPKPTPTPTVTPTPTPTVTPTPTPTVTPTPTPTVTPTPTPTVTPTPTPTVTPTPTPTVTPTPTPTVTPTPTPTVTPTPTPTVTPTPTPTVTPTPTPTVTPTPTPTVTPTPTPTVTPTPTPTVTPTPTPTVTPTPTPIVTPTPTPTVTPTPTPTVTPTPTPTVTPTPTPTVTPTPTPSPEVTPTPTPSSEVTPTPTPSSEVTPTPTSSSEVTPTPTPSSEVTPTPTPSSEVTPTPTPTPEPPVFPTPTPSFVIGTIIVNDDPVPLGPVASSTPALVPTPTPSSNTEVLVDDEEIPLGPVLTVTPTPSPEDIAVVDDTIPLGNPPVDELPKTGESSSVPYYVTGLGFALIGLLMRNRFSSKK encoded by the coding sequence TTGAAAAGAAGAATGAAACCGCTGCTTGCACTAGTATTAGCGGGGATTTTGACAGTAGGTAGTGGTCTTTCTGGAGGTCATTTGGTAAATGCGGCTGGGGAGGTGCTTCCCTATACTCCTACACCTGTGTTAGGTATTGCAGGGAATTTTAATACTTTTATTTTTGGGGATTTCAAACAATCTAATGATCAGGTTCATGGGCGCCTTGCGGCCAAAGGTAATATTACTTTGCAGAATTACGGCGTATCCAAGGATAATCCAGGTGGAGATGTTCTTATCGCTGGTAATGACATCAGTTTTACTAATGGGACTGTTCATGGAGCATCCGTTTATGGTGGTGTTTTTTCCAGCAACGGTGTAGATCTTAAAGAACCAGCGAGAAAAGGGACTCCTATTGATTTTGATGCTGAAGAGCAATTTCTTATTGGACGTTCTAATGAATTCTCTTCGCTTGCTACAATAGGAACTTTCAAAAAGGAATATGGGAAAATAACGATTGATGCTTCGGAACCATTTAACGTTCTTAATCTTAGTGCTGCCGATTTCGCTGGTGCTAATGGCTTACAGTTTAATATTGCAAATAGCGCCACAGTTATCATTAACGTTAGCGGAAGTTCAGTTAACATTCCAAGCTTTCAAATCTGGGGAGGTAGCCCTAACAAGGTATTATTTAATTTTTATGAAGCTAGCACTGTTGACATTGGAAGTTTAACAATAGAAGGAACTATCCTAGCTCCGCTTGCAAAAGTAACTTATAATTCCGGTGAACTGCATGGGACGCTGATTGCAAAGGGATTTGCTGGTGGAGTGCAGATGCATTGGTATCCATATGGAGGGGAAGAACCACCTCCGACACCAACGCCGACCGTGACGCCAACACCAACGCCGACCGTGACGCCAACACCGACGCCGACCGTGACGCCAACACCAACGCCAACCGTGACACCAACACCGACGCCGACCGTGACACCAACACCAACGCCAACGCCGACCGTGACGCCTACGCCGTGCGTGACACCGACACCGAAGCCAACACCAACGCCGAAGCCAACACACACACCAAAGCCAACACCGACACCGAAGCCGACACACACACCAAAGCCAACACACACACCAAAACCAACACCAACGCCGACCGTGACGCCAACACCAACGCCGACCGTGACGCCAACACCAACGCCGACCGTGACGCCAACACCAACGCCGACCGTGACGCCAACACCAACGCCGACCGTGACACCAACACCAACGCCGACCGTGACGCCAACACCAACGCCGACCGTGACGCCAACACCAACGCCGACCGTGACACCAACACCAACGCCGACCGTGACGCCAACACCAACGCCGACCGTGACGCCAACACCAACGCCGACCGTGACGCCAACACCAACGCCGACCGTGACGCCAACACCAACGCCGACCGTGACGCCAACACCAACGCCGACCGTGACGCCAACACCAACGCCGACCGTGACACCAACACCAACGCCGACCGTGACACCAACACCAACGCCGATCGTGACGCCAACACCAACGCCGACCGTGACGCCAACACCAACGCCGACCGTGACGCCAACACCAACGCCGACCGTGACGCCAACACCAACGCCGACCGTGACACCAACGCCAACACCGTCGCCGGAAGTAACGCCAACACCGACACCGTCGTCGGAAGTGACGCCAACACCGACACCGTCGTCGGAAGTGACGCCAACACCGACATCGTCGTCGGAAGTAACACCAACACCGACACCGTCGTCAGAAGTAACGCCAACACCGACGCCGTCGTCAGAAGTAACGCCAACACCGACGCCAACGCCGGAGCCTCCGGTGTTCCCGACACCAACACCATCATTTGTAATTGGCACTATCATTGTTAATGATGATCCTGTGCCGCTGGGCCCTGTAGCTTCGTCGACTCCAGCACTTGTACCAACACCAACACCGTCGAGCAACACAGAGGTACTTGTTGATGATGAGGAGATTCCATTAGGACCAGTATTGACAGTAACACCAACGCCGTCACCAGAGGATATTGCTGTAGTGGATGATACAATCCCGCTAGGTAATCCACCTGTGGATGAACTTCCAAAAACGGGAGAATCAAGTTCAGTCCCTTATTATGTAACTGGTCTAGGTTTTGCACTTATTGGATTGCTAATGAGAAATAGATTCTCGAGCAAGAAATAA
- a CDS encoding alpha/beta hydrolase, translating into MVWFFISAVIAIGALIYAGFFFYGIAIKRAPKEFLSNNRDLKVDPPVAGASWGEGKDWISSQSFENVEITSEDGLQLRGYLLLSDRAEGRTAILAHGYSGKGKDMGAYAKIYYERLGFNILIPDARGHGESAGNYIGFGWHERKDYLQWIDYIIEKTGPSAQVVLHGVSMGGATVLMTSGENLPPQVKAIVSDCAYSSVKAQLAYQLRRMYRLPSFPFIQSASLITRLKAGYGFSEASALKQVRKAKVPILFIHGDADNFVPYSMMNELYEACQSPKEKFVVPQAGHGLAYDMDKTGYINVVTVFVNQYVN; encoded by the coding sequence TTGGTATGGTTCTTCATTAGCGCTGTCATCGCCATAGGAGCTCTGATCTATGCGGGCTTTTTCTTTTATGGAATTGCTATTAAACGAGCACCGAAGGAATTCCTGAGTAATAATCGTGATTTGAAGGTTGATCCCCCGGTTGCCGGGGCTTCTTGGGGTGAGGGGAAGGATTGGATCTCCAGTCAGAGCTTTGAGAATGTGGAGATTACATCTGAGGACGGGCTACAACTAAGAGGGTACTTGCTCCTTTCGGATCGTGCTGAAGGTCGTACGGCGATTCTAGCTCACGGTTATTCTGGAAAAGGGAAGGATATGGGGGCGTACGCCAAAATTTATTACGAGAGACTGGGCTTTAATATCCTGATTCCCGATGCCAGGGGACATGGGGAAAGCGCTGGGAATTATATTGGTTTTGGATGGCATGAGCGCAAGGATTATTTGCAGTGGATTGATTATATAATTGAAAAGACTGGGCCCAGTGCTCAAGTTGTACTACATGGGGTCTCTATGGGTGGTGCTACAGTGCTAATGACCTCAGGCGAAAATCTCCCGCCGCAGGTCAAAGCTATTGTCTCGGACTGTGCTTACAGCTCAGTTAAAGCACAATTAGCCTACCAACTACGGCGTATGTATCGCTTGCCAAGTTTCCCTTTTATTCAAAGTGCGAGTCTAATTACTCGTTTGAAAGCAGGGTATGGTTTTAGTGAAGCGTCTGCCTTGAAACAGGTGAGGAAGGCGAAGGTGCCGATTCTTTTTATTCATGGGGATGCCGATAATTTTGTACCATATAGTATGATGAATGAATTGTATGAGGCATGTCAGAGTCCCAAAGAGAAATTCGTAGTGCCTCAAGCAGGGCATGGGTTAGCTTATGATATGGATAAGACGGGGTATATAAACGTAGTAACAGTTTTTGTGAATCAGTATGTAAATTAG
- a CDS encoding NusG domain II-containing protein gives MKRADVWLISIVLIAALAFLAPRWFSDNDDKGGAGKNLVANVTVDGELFKTVKLTKEEQTIEVRTERGYNLLKVHDYGIEMYDADCPDQVCLGFGFITLPKQTIVCLPHRVLVEITSASGEDDIDAYVQ, from the coding sequence ATGAAACGCGCAGATGTGTGGTTGATTTCCATCGTGTTGATTGCTGCGCTCGCTTTTCTCGCACCGAGATGGTTTTCGGACAATGATGATAAAGGTGGGGCCGGTAAAAATCTCGTAGCCAATGTAACGGTGGACGGCGAGTTATTTAAAACGGTAAAGCTTACAAAAGAAGAACAAACCATTGAGGTTCGTACCGAACGTGGCTATAACCTCTTGAAGGTGCATGATTACGGGATTGAAATGTACGATGCCGACTGCCCGGATCAAGTATGCCTAGGTTTTGGTTTTATTACCCTGCCCAAACAGACGATTGTCTGTCTACCGCATAGAGTATTAGTGGAAATCACAAGTGCGTCGGGGGAGGATGATATAGATGCCTATGTCCAGTAG
- a CDS encoding Gx transporter family protein, producing MPMSSSESATALKRTVIIAIFAAVAVVLSLIEAQIPLSGMGLVPGAKLGLANIMILTCIYFLRGRDAFLLVILKTLLTAFLLGTFSSLLFSLFGSLFSFVVMFVLMLISGKGKSISLIGISIAGGIAHNIGQLLAASMVFSSLSIFYYLPMLLITGVVTGIAVGYAVRYLVASLSKISLFEEFLD from the coding sequence ATGCCTATGTCCAGTAGTGAATCTGCAACAGCTTTAAAAAGAACGGTAATTATTGCGATTTTCGCCGCAGTGGCAGTAGTGCTTAGTCTAATAGAAGCACAGATTCCGTTGTCAGGAATGGGACTGGTGCCGGGCGCTAAACTAGGATTAGCTAACATCATGATTTTGACTTGTATTTACTTTTTACGTGGACGGGACGCATTCCTGCTTGTCATCCTCAAAACGTTGCTTACTGCATTTTTGCTAGGTACTTTTTCAAGCTTACTATTCAGTTTATTCGGTTCGCTGTTTAGCTTTGTTGTAATGTTCGTGTTAATGCTGATTAGTGGCAAAGGCAAGAGTATAAGCTTAATTGGCATTAGTATAGCTGGTGGGATTGCACATAATATCGGTCAGCTGCTGGCAGCTTCTATGGTATTCTCATCCCTTAGTATTTTTTATTATCTTCCCATGCTGCTAATCACTGGAGTAGTAACAGGAATTGCCGTGGGTTATGCAGTCCGTTATTTGGTGGCTTCATTGTCAAAAATATCGTTGTTTGAAGAGTTTTTGGACTGA
- a CDS encoding ATP-binding cassette domain-containing protein — protein sequence MNESYEGQELEGEGQAIISLDGVSFGYDPEHPILQNITLSISQGQWVSLVGPNGCGKSTLVKLLNALLPKSAGEIVVSGMQLSEETIGSIRQCIGMVFQNPDNQFIGATVEEDILFGLEGLCLSYEEMAERLHSYTTRLGINHLLSKHPGELSGGQKQRVAIASILAMEPGIVIFDEASSMLDEGSRNDLLGILQDMRAEGKYTILMITHDADEILASDRVLALHGGGLAADVTPAELFRNEELLQKCHLCEPYPWRLARELQNQGIHVDVPASEKELIDTLWP from the coding sequence ATGAATGAATCATATGAAGGTCAAGAATTAGAGGGAGAAGGACAAGCTATCATCTCTCTGGATGGGGTATCGTTTGGTTATGATCCTGAGCATCCGATTCTTCAAAATATAACGTTATCTATTTCTCAGGGACAATGGGTTAGCTTGGTTGGTCCTAATGGCTGCGGAAAGTCTACGCTAGTTAAGCTACTAAATGCTTTGCTGCCTAAGAGTGCTGGCGAGATTGTGGTTAGTGGTATGCAACTGAGTGAAGAAACGATCGGAAGCATTCGGCAATGCATTGGTATGGTGTTCCAAAATCCAGATAATCAGTTTATTGGAGCCACTGTAGAGGAAGATATCTTATTCGGCCTGGAAGGGCTTTGTTTGTCGTACGAAGAGATGGCCGAACGATTACACTCTTATACGACGAGGCTGGGAATAAATCATCTGCTGTCCAAACACCCAGGTGAGCTGTCTGGAGGCCAAAAGCAGCGTGTCGCTATCGCCTCCATTCTTGCTATGGAACCAGGCATCGTCATTTTTGACGAGGCCTCTTCTATGTTGGATGAAGGAAGCAGAAATGATCTTCTTGGTATTTTGCAAGATATGCGAGCGGAAGGAAAGTATACGATCCTTATGATTACGCATGATGCAGATGAAATTTTGGCATCGGATCGGGTGCTTGCGCTGCATGGAGGTGGTTTAGCTGCTGATGTTACACCGGCGGAGCTGTTCCGGAACGAGGAGCTTCTGCAAAAATGCCATCTGTGTGAGCCGTATCCTTGGCGTCTTGCACGCGAGCTGCAGAATCAGGGCATCCATGTGGATGTTCCCGCCAGTGAAAAGGAGCTTATAGACACGTTATGGCCATAG
- a CDS encoding ATP-binding cassette domain-containing protein encodes MAIELQQVSYSYADRSLWKLTALRDINLSVPTGSMVGIAGATGSGKSTLLQLFNGILKPTEGTVKVLDVTIQAGEKSPKLMPLRRRVGLVFQFPEQQMFEDTVEKDLIFGPLNFGMSLEEAKARARQAMLDMGLDLALLERNPFKLSGGQMRKAAIASVLAMDPEVIVLDEPTATLDPISRAELIHLLERLCREQGRTIIVVTHRMDELLPYADNWLVLKEGSTAFQGSVKALADDPSILEQCGLTVPQSLRYWRAVADRFGLTDEAPRLTAESLAELIASLPSGSGNSSEQHEGKRDGHE; translated from the coding sequence ATGGCCATAGAATTACAGCAAGTAAGTTATTCCTATGCTGACCGAAGCCTATGGAAGCTGACGGCGCTCCGCGACATTAACCTCAGTGTTCCAACAGGCTCTATGGTTGGTATTGCTGGGGCGACAGGCTCTGGTAAATCGACACTGCTGCAGTTGTTTAACGGGATACTGAAACCAACGGAGGGTACGGTAAAAGTACTCGATGTAACCATCCAGGCGGGGGAGAAATCACCTAAGCTGATGCCGCTGCGCCGTAGAGTCGGATTGGTATTTCAATTTCCAGAGCAGCAAATGTTTGAAGATACGGTCGAAAAGGATCTTATCTTCGGTCCTCTTAACTTCGGCATGAGCCTCGAAGAGGCAAAGGCACGCGCAAGACAGGCCATGCTAGATATGGGGTTGGATCTGGCGCTGCTAGAGCGGAATCCTTTTAAATTGAGCGGTGGGCAAATGCGTAAGGCAGCTATTGCCTCCGTACTAGCTATGGATCCTGAAGTCATCGTTCTGGATGAACCGACGGCTACGCTTGATCCCATCAGCCGTGCAGAACTAATCCACTTGCTGGAGCGTTTATGCCGTGAGCAGGGGAGAACGATCATCGTCGTCACGCATCGGATGGATGAGTTATTACCTTACGCGGACAACTGGCTTGTCCTTAAAGAGGGCAGTACGGCATTTCAAGGCAGCGTAAAAGCGCTGGCAGATGACCCTTCGATTCTGGAACAGTGTGGCTTGACGGTTCCGCAGTCCCTTCGTTACTGGCGTGCAGTAGCTGATCGCTTTGGTCTTACGGATGAAGCTCCTCGCTTAACGGCTGAGAGCTTAGCAGAGCTAATCGCTTCGCTGCCATCTGGATCAGGCAACTCTAGCGAGCAGCACGAAGGAAAGAGGGATGGCCATGAATGA
- a CDS encoding energy-coupling factor transporter transmembrane component T family protein, whose product MNEKLIIGRSIETGSWVHKLDARAKITGMLLYVAVILLSRSWMAMALLAIFSIAVMASTRIPLKYFLKAAKPLRYLMLFIFIVQLLSVKTGEAVLTLGSWSIYEGGLRLGAFSVIRMFFLITFTALLTFTTTPGKLNQGLEGILAPFKKFGLKPDRITLMISISLRFIPTILDESQIIMKAQASRGADLKELPLKEKGRMLVSLLVPIIASAFRRAQDLVYSMEARGFRMDAPRSQYHRLRWGIFDTIFITMFIVMGIAVALV is encoded by the coding sequence ATGAATGAGAAGTTAATCATAGGGCGCAGTATTGAGACCGGTTCATGGGTGCATAAGCTAGATGCTCGTGCCAAAATCACCGGAATGCTATTATACGTAGCTGTTATCCTGCTCTCCCGTTCGTGGATGGCTATGGCGCTGCTGGCTATTTTCTCAATAGCGGTTATGGCTTCCACTCGGATTCCGCTTAAATACTTCCTGAAAGCAGCTAAGCCTTTACGGTATTTAATGCTATTTATCTTTATCGTACAGCTGCTGTCTGTGAAGACGGGTGAGGCGGTGCTGACGCTTGGTTCGTGGTCCATTTATGAGGGAGGGCTAAGATTAGGCGCATTTTCGGTCATCCGCATGTTCTTTCTGATCACTTTCACGGCGTTACTTACATTCACCACAACGCCGGGTAAGCTGAATCAAGGGCTGGAGGGGATTTTGGCTCCATTCAAAAAGTTTGGCTTGAAGCCCGACCGTATCACACTGATGATCAGCATTTCCCTTCGTTTCATACCTACGATTCTAGATGAGTCGCAGATTATCATGAAAGCGCAGGCCTCACGGGGTGCTGATCTGAAGGAGCTACCTTTAAAGGAAAAGGGACGAATGTTAGTGTCCTTGCTGGTTCCGATTATCGCTAGTGCGTTTAGGCGTGCGCAGGATCTGGTATATTCCATGGAAGCTCGTGGCTTTCGTATGGATGCTCCGCGTAGCCAGTATCACCGCCTAAGGTGGGGCATATTCGATACTATTTTTATTACTATGTTTATTGTAATGGGGATTGCAGTAGCTTTGGTGTAA
- a CDS encoding peptidase U32 family protein: protein MARYFNGREIELLAPAGTFEIFKEVIQARCDAVYFGGPVLNMRMMRKGYNLSHEEIVEALDIAHRLDKKVYITVNNLFSEEDVEEAKEYLRFLDGARPDALIVQDMAVLELIREMELNLPIHSSVMMNVHNLEMIYALRDLGVSRVVTSREMDLQTAKLLGQRSGMELEYFIHGDMCSVHGANCYFSSHVFGMSSNRGKCMKPCRWDYRVKKDGYVYPAEYPLAVKDMFMYEHLPELIESGITSFKIEGRMRDKEFMVMLANSYGEAIDRYIDDPIGFDRTVDTKELHNNRKRDFSTAYAFGKPGLTNINRRYEGTGKFYSTGKVFSTPTAERELSEKRVEQLRERLAEVEQPQKTKAKLAVRVNNMEQARMVLELGVDSLYLPGDVFEPDKPFTKRDIKELGELKGDSKIYLGLPRMMTELHFDQYDQLLGGERLPIDGIIVTNLGAIRRYNNTGYPLIGDSNLNVYNHLSAQLYANLGLTQLSVSPEMTLEHFATFASRCKTPLEVVVHGTPALMYMEHDLYENTELMEPIAEEDNQYVHNNVLVLKTDQGENPVYRDQHGRCHLLFAKELCYLPLLSEMSGLGISSFRIEGATYSVEQLREIIVSYQQAINGSDSGDDMLGGLKPVYAGYTLGSLQFN from the coding sequence ATGGCACGTTATTTTAATGGTAGAGAGATTGAATTATTAGCACCCGCAGGAACGTTTGAGATTTTCAAGGAAGTGATCCAGGCACGATGTGATGCAGTTTATTTTGGTGGACCTGTATTGAATATGAGAATGATGCGTAAAGGATATAATCTGTCTCATGAGGAGATCGTAGAGGCACTAGATATCGCTCACCGTCTAGACAAAAAAGTGTATATCACAGTGAATAACCTATTTAGTGAAGAAGATGTGGAAGAGGCTAAAGAATATTTGCGTTTCCTTGATGGTGCTCGTCCCGATGCCTTGATTGTTCAGGATATGGCAGTGCTGGAGCTAATTCGCGAGATGGAGCTTAATCTTCCTATTCACTCTTCGGTCATGATGAATGTTCACAATCTGGAAATGATCTACGCATTGCGTGATCTGGGTGTAAGTCGTGTGGTTACTTCGCGGGAAATGGATTTGCAGACAGCTAAGCTGCTAGGTCAGCGGAGTGGGATGGAACTGGAGTATTTTATTCACGGGGATATGTGCTCCGTTCACGGTGCGAATTGTTATTTCAGCTCCCATGTATTCGGTATGAGCAGTAACCGTGGGAAATGTATGAAGCCTTGCCGCTGGGATTATCGGGTTAAAAAAGACGGGTATGTATATCCGGCCGAATACCCCCTAGCTGTAAAAGATATGTTTATGTATGAGCATCTTCCGGAATTGATTGAATCAGGGATCACCTCCTTTAAAATAGAGGGCCGCATGCGGGATAAGGAGTTTATGGTGATGCTGGCGAATAGCTACGGCGAAGCCATTGACCGGTATATCGATGATCCGATTGGCTTTGATCGTACGGTAGATACGAAAGAGCTTCATAACAACCGTAAACGTGACTTTTCGACGGCGTATGCCTTCGGCAAACCAGGACTGACTAACATTAACCGCCGTTATGAAGGAACTGGTAAATTCTATAGCACTGGAAAAGTATTCAGTACACCAACTGCAGAGCGTGAGCTGTCTGAGAAACGAGTTGAGCAGTTGCGGGAAAGATTGGCTGAGGTCGAGCAACCGCAAAAGACAAAAGCCAAGTTAGCTGTACGTGTGAATAATATGGAACAGGCACGGATGGTCTTAGAGCTTGGTGTAGATAGCCTGTACTTGCCAGGGGATGTATTTGAACCAGATAAACCTTTTACAAAGCGTGACATCAAGGAACTGGGTGAGCTAAAGGGCGATAGCAAAATCTACTTGGGTTTACCACGGATGATGACCGAGCTGCATTTTGATCAATATGATCAATTGCTTGGCGGAGAACGCTTGCCGATTGACGGTATTATCGTTACAAATTTAGGAGCTATTCGTCGTTATAACAATACAGGTTATCCGCTAATTGGGGACAGTAACTTAAATGTATACAATCATCTTTCAGCGCAATTATATGCTAACTTAGGTTTAACTCAGCTTTCGGTATCGCCAGAAATGACGCTAGAGCATTTTGCTACCTTTGCCTCTCGTTGCAAAACGCCTTTGGAAGTTGTTGTTCATGGTACACCTGCACTAATGTATATGGAACATGATCTTTATGAGAATACGGAGTTAATGGAGCCTATTGCTGAAGAGGATAATCAATATGTACACAATAATGTATTGGTACTAAAGACAGACCAAGGCGAGAATCCGGTATATCGTGATCAGCACGGCCGTTGCCATCTTTTATTCGCAAAAGAGCTTTGCTATTTACCTTTGTTGAGTGAGATGAGTGGACTAGGGATATCAAGCTTCCGTATTGAAGGAGCAACCTATAGCGTCGAACAGCTACGTGAAATTATTGTTTCTTATCAACAGGCAATCAACGGATCTGATAGCGGGGATGACATGCTGGGCGGCCTTAAGCCGGTCTATGCTGGTTATACTTTGGGCTCGCTACAGTTCAACTAA